From Triticum aestivum cultivar Chinese Spring chromosome 4A, IWGSC CS RefSeq v2.1, whole genome shotgun sequence, a single genomic window includes:
- the LOC123087368 gene encoding membrin-11 isoform X2, translating to MDFSGGGGGATLSEMYQSARRLLLSARDGVARAEAVRREVAQIQGLCAQMDRLWRSIPAKGQRDLWKRKVEQLSEEVDSLKETLDKHSLRQRKRILEAKERAELFERANGESSHVLQIFDDEAQAMQSARSSSRMLDEAFETGVAILHKYSDQRDRLKSAQRKALDVLNTVGLSNSVLKLIEKRHRVDKRIAYGGMIITVVLMVAFWRWTH from the exons ATGGATTTctccggcgggggcggcggcgcgacgcTGTCGGAGATGTACCAGAGCGCGCGGCGGCTGCTGCTGTCGGCCCGCGACGGCGTGGCCC GCGCCGAGGCGGTGCGCAGGGAGGTGGCGCAGATCCAGGGCCTCTGCGCGCAGATGGACCGCCTCTGGCGCTCCATCCCCGCCAAGGGCCAGCGCGACCTCTGGAAGAG AAAAGTGGAGCAGCTATCTGAAGAGGTTGATTCATTGAAGGAAACCCTCGACAAGCACTCATTGCGGCAACGAAAGCGGATTTTGGAAGCCAAGGAAAGGGCGGAGCTATTTGAGAGAGCT AATGGTGAGTCGTCGCATGTCCTTCAAATATTTGACGACGAAGCCCAGGCAATGCAATCGGCCCGCAGCTCTTCTCGAATGCTTGACGAAGCCTTTGAGACAGGAGTGGCCATCCTCCACAAGTACTCTGACCAGAGGGATCGTCTGAAG AGCGCGCAAAGGAAGGCTCTAGATGTCCTGAACACCGTTGGCCTGTCAAACTCGGTCTTGAAGCTTATCGAAAAGCGGCACCGAGTCGACAAGCGGATCGCGTACGGCGGCATGATCATCACGGTCGTGCTGATGGTTGCGTTTTGGCGATGGACACACTAG
- the LOC123087369 gene encoding chlorophyll(ide) b reductase NOL, chloroplastic has translation MATVAASLPLRAAARAGPAPSRLPSDAAFFPGRPWQRGLAARGRPREPVGWFRAEALSGGGGGGPPRREPMAPPYNVLITGSTKGIGYALARKFLKAGDNVVICSRSAERVESVTNDLKKEFGEQHVWGTVCDVREGKDVKGLVDFARDKLEYIDIWINNAGSNAYSYKPLVETSDEALIEVITTNTLGLMLCCREAINMMWNQPRGGHIFNIDGAGSDGRPTPRFAAYGATKRSVVHLTKSLQAELQMNEVNNVVVHNLSPGMVTTDLLMSGATTKQAKFFINILAETPDVVADYLVPNIREIPTKQSMKPTYIRFLTGLKAYSRIFSRIAFGARRNKYVAED, from the exons atgGCCACCGTCGCCGCCTCGCTCCCGCTCCGGGCCGCCGCCCGCGCGGGCCCGGCGCCGTCCCGCCTGCCCTCCGACGCAGCCTTCTTCCCCGGCCGTCCGTGGCAGCGCGGGCTGGCGGCGAGGGGCCGGCCCCGGGAACCAGTGGGGTGGTTCCGGGCGGAGGctctctccggcggcggcggcggaggaccgCCGCGGAGGGAGCCCATGGCGCCTCCTTACAACGTCCTCATCACCGGTTCCACCAAAG GTATAGGATACGCGCTGGCAAGGAAGTTCCTCAAGGCTGGTGACAATGTTGTAATATGCTCAAGATCAG CTGAAAGGGTAGAATCTGTAACAAATGACTTGAAAAAGGAATTCGGAGAGCAACATGTGTGG GGGACTGTCTGTGATGTTAGAGAAGGAAAGGATGTGAAGGGGCTTGTGGATTTTGCGCGTGACAAGCTGGAGTATATTGATATTTGG ATCAACAATGCCGGATCAAATGCATATAGTTACAAACCATTGGTGGAAACCTCTGATGAGGCTCTAAT TGAGGTGATCACCACTAACACTCTTGGATTGATGCTATGCTGTCGCGAG GCAATAAATATGATGTGGAACCAACCTCGAGGTGGTCACATATTTAACATTGATGGCGCTGGCTCTGATGGAAGGCCAACCCCAAG GTTTGCCGCTTATGGTGCAACGAAGAGAAGTGTGGTGCACCTTACAAAGTCTCTACAG GCTGAGTTGCAGATGAATGAAGTGAATAATGTCGTGGTGCATAATTTATCG CCTGGCATGGTTACGACTGATCTTCTTATGTCTGGTGCTACCACAAAGCAA GCAAAGTTTTTCATCAATATATTAGCTGAAACTCCTGATGTG GTTGCGGATTACCTTGTTCCAAACATCAGAGAAATCCCTACCAAGCAATCCATGAAGCCGACTTACATTCGCTTTCTCACAGGCTTGAAAGCCTACTCCAGAATATTTTCA AGAATTGCTTTTGGTGCTCGTAGGAACAAGTATGTTGCCGAGGATTAG
- the LOC123087368 gene encoding membrin-11 isoform X1 — MDFSGGGGGATLSEMYQSARRLLLSARDGVARVERLASAPASSSYSASAPLVGAPDPAGAEAVRREVAQIQGLCAQMDRLWRSIPAKGQRDLWKRKVEQLSEEVDSLKETLDKHSLRQRKRILEAKERAELFERANGESSHVLQIFDDEAQAMQSARSSSRMLDEAFETGVAILHKYSDQRDRLKSAQRKALDVLNTVGLSNSVLKLIEKRHRVDKRIAYGGMIITVVLMVAFWRWTH; from the exons ATGGATTTctccggcgggggcggcggcgcgacgcTGTCGGAGATGTACCAGAGCGCGCGGCGGCTGCTGCTGTCGGCCCGCGACGGCGTGGCCCGCGTCGAGCGGCTCGCCTcggcgcccgcctcctcctcctactccgccTCGGCGCCGCTCGTCGGCGCGCCGGACCCGGCGGGCGCCGAGGCGGTGCGCAGGGAGGTGGCGCAGATCCAGGGCCTCTGCGCGCAGATGGACCGCCTCTGGCGCTCCATCCCCGCCAAGGGCCAGCGCGACCTCTGGAAGAG AAAAGTGGAGCAGCTATCTGAAGAGGTTGATTCATTGAAGGAAACCCTCGACAAGCACTCATTGCGGCAACGAAAGCGGATTTTGGAAGCCAAGGAAAGGGCGGAGCTATTTGAGAGAGCT AATGGTGAGTCGTCGCATGTCCTTCAAATATTTGACGACGAAGCCCAGGCAATGCAATCGGCCCGCAGCTCTTCTCGAATGCTTGACGAAGCCTTTGAGACAGGAGTGGCCATCCTCCACAAGTACTCTGACCAGAGGGATCGTCTGAAG AGCGCGCAAAGGAAGGCTCTAGATGTCCTGAACACCGTTGGCCTGTCAAACTCGGTCTTGAAGCTTATCGAAAAGCGGCACCGAGTCGACAAGCGGATCGCGTACGGCGGCATGATCATCACGGTCGTGCTGATGGTTGCGTTTTGGCGATGGACACACTAG
- the LOC123083983 gene encoding UDP-glycosyltransferase 73E1-like, whose amino-acid sequence MHHGHLIPAVDAALQLAAHGALASIVVTPSYTARLRPVVESSGLPVRLVELPLDLAGTDDVDQIPLDQEAAYILAASRLLAPLERHLRTHAPPATCVVSDICHPWTSGLAASLGVPRLSFLGMSAYCLLCLQTEHHAAAIRNAYAAIDPYWHLIPEEPVEVKMPTAAPGFLRLPACKD is encoded by the coding sequence ATGCACCACGGCCACCTGATCCCGGCGGTGGACGCCGCGCTGCAGCTGGCCGCCCACGGCGCGCTCGCCAGCATCGTCGTCACGCCGTCCTACACTGCGCGCCTCCGCCCCGTGGTCGAGTCGTCGGGCCTGCCGGTGCGGCTCGTCGAGCTCCCGCTCGACCTCGCCGGCACGGACGACGTCGACCAGATCCCCCTAGACCAGGAGGCCGCCTACATCCTCGCTGCGTCGCGCCTCCTGGCCCCGCTGGAGCGCCACCTCCGCACGCACGCGCCGCCCGCGACGTGCGTCGTGTCGGACATATGCCACCCGTGGACCTCCGGCCTTGCTGCCAGCCTCGGCGTCCCGCGGCTCAGCTTTCTCGGCATGTCCGCCTACTGCCTTCTCTGCCTGCAGACGGAGCACCATGCCGCGGCCATTCGCAACGCCTATGCCGCCATTGACCCCTACTGGCACCTCATCCCCGAGGAGCCGGTTGAGGTGAAAATGCCCACCGCGGCCCCTGGGTTCCTGCGGCTACCGGCGTGCAAGGATtga
- the LOC123087370 gene encoding protein PHR1-LIKE 3: MMSNDKPTENSDSSYMSGILASCLLRAMQPTRSLLRWTDDLHKIFVEAVEYQGGPYEAKPTAVKQRMEAMGVTGLTIWNIKSHLQRYREKCNLGAESPPDVLSTASPSKGVDNVTSEAEMVVDSDAAMDLTGMEMVSYLLMDDTEMADNAFSVDELQTMENELMNAIQA; this comes from the exons ATGATGTCCAACGACAAGCCGACAGAAAACAGCGACTCTTCTTACATGTCAGGCATACTGGCCAGCTGCCTTCTCAGGGCAATGCAGCCGACAAGGAGTTTACTTCGCTGGACCGACGATCTCCATAAGATCTTCGTGGAAGCTGTAGAGTATCAAGGAGGCCCCTATG AGGCGAAGCCAACTGCGGTGAAGCAGAGAATGGAAGCTATGGGAGTCACAGGTCTCACAATTTGGAACATAAAGAGCCACCTTCAG AGATACAGGGAGAAGTGCAACTTAGGAGCTGAATCTCCGCCGGATGTCCTAAGCACTGCATCACCAAGCAAGGGAGTGGATAATGT GACATCTGAGGCTGAGATGGTGGTGGACAGTGATGCAGCAATGGATCTGACTGGAATGGAG ATGGTGAGCTATTTGCTTATGGATGACACGGAG ATGGCGGATAACGCATTTTCCGTGGATGAGTTGCAG ACGATGGAGAACGAACTGATGAATGCGATCCAGGCATGA